The proteins below come from a single Candidatus Kirkpatrickella diaphorinae genomic window:
- the epmA gene encoding EF-P lysine aminoacylase EpmA yields the protein MRSRPAVTDRLPLLRRRLLVIKAIRAFFEARNYLEVETPYLVPNPGEEVHLKCFGTSLMTPDGQILPRYLHTSPEFAMKRLMAELKSPLFQLARVWRNGEQSATHLPEFTMLEWYRPHASLSDLMDETEALIRCTCPPIFSYHGHEIDLTAPFERMTVNEAFQRYIGVDLLTIGEAAPALAHAAGTSLRAGESWEDLFFRLMLERIEPQIGRTRPCFLTHWPVAQAALARRDPADDRVALRFELYLAGIELANAFEELTDAVEQRSRFERDRARRMVLTPDQDWPLDEAFLAALPDMPPCSGIALGVDRLVMLAASTTEIANIRWIE from the coding sequence GATACGCGCTTTTTTCGAGGCCCGGAATTATCTGGAAGTTGAAACGCCTTATCTCGTGCCCAATCCGGGTGAGGAAGTGCATCTGAAATGTTTCGGCACATCTCTGATGACGCCGGACGGGCAGATCCTGCCGAGATACCTCCATACAAGCCCTGAATTTGCGATGAAACGCCTCATGGCGGAACTGAAATCCCCGCTCTTCCAACTGGCGCGTGTCTGGCGCAATGGGGAGCAGAGCGCGACCCATCTGCCGGAATTCACCATGCTGGAATGGTATCGGCCTCATGCGTCCCTTTCCGATCTGATGGATGAGACAGAGGCGCTCATACGCTGTACCTGCCCACCCATATTCTCCTATCATGGTCACGAAATCGATCTCACAGCGCCATTTGAGAGAATGACGGTGAATGAGGCATTTCAGCGTTATATCGGGGTCGATCTCCTGACGATCGGTGAGGCGGCGCCGGCGCTTGCCCACGCGGCGGGCACTTCTCTAAGGGCAGGTGAAAGCTGGGAGGATCTGTTTTTCCGCCTCATGCTGGAGCGTATTGAGCCGCAGATCGGGCGGACGCGGCCTTGTTTCCTTACGCATTGGCCCGTGGCCCAGGCCGCTCTGGCCCGCCGTGACCCTGCGGATGATCGTGTTGCCCTGCGCTTCGAGCTTTATCTGGCGGGCATTGAACTCGCCAACGCTTTTGAGGAACTGACTGATGCGGTTGAGCAGCGGTCGCGCTTCGAGCGTGATCGTGCGCGTCGCATGGTATTGACGCCGGATCAGGATTGGCCCCTCGACGAAGCATTTCTGGCCGCCCTCCCGGATATGCCGCCTTGCAGCGGTATCGCTTTGGGTGTGGATCGACTCGTCATGCTGGCTGCTTCCACGACAGAGATTGCAAATATCCGTTGGATTGAATAA
- a CDS encoding thiamine phosphate synthase, with translation MHDAIMKTELYLAATLPFSSHDALTCFTSILDRYQPAAFCVDFDGEAQIRQQVEAIRETCLQNNVALMLKDWPEGVAALGCDGVHISNASGPIDMIRKRLPADTQLGVFCGGSRDTAMQAGEAGADYIAINADQTDLAAWWMEMTELPLVCENIETANEVEALTRLGVDFLLLRLDFNAPFATLCAQLSALGIPGR, from the coding sequence ATGCATGACGCCATTATGAAAACGGAACTCTATTTGGCCGCCACCTTACCATTCTCAAGTCACGACGCCCTGACGTGCTTCACGTCCATTCTGGACCGTTACCAACCCGCAGCGTTCTGCGTCGATTTTGACGGTGAAGCGCAAATTCGACAGCAGGTTGAGGCTATTCGGGAGACTTGCCTGCAAAATAATGTCGCTCTCATGCTGAAAGATTGGCCTGAAGGGGTTGCAGCGCTTGGATGTGACGGGGTGCATATCAGCAACGCATCCGGCCCGATTGATATGATACGCAAGCGCCTCCCCGCTGACACGCAGCTTGGCGTTTTCTGTGGCGGAAGTCGCGACACCGCCATGCAAGCCGGGGAGGCTGGCGCTGACTATATTGCCATCAATGCCGACCAGACAGACCTCGCCGCCTGGTGGATGGAAATGACGGAATTACCGCTCGTTTGCGAAAACATTGAAACGGCAAATGAGGTTGAGGCACTGACCCGGCTCGGCGTCGATTTCCTGCTGTTAAGGCTCGATTTCAATGCGCCGTTTGCAACATTGTGCGCCCAGCTTTCGGCGTTGGGGATACCGGGTCGATAA
- a CDS encoding cell division protein ZapA, which translates to MAQVTIQLNGYNYTVNCQDGEENHLRAMAAQIEKRIDRVRGLGTQGGEVRTLVLAALLMADEIFDLSQAKLPAGANEAIAQAEHLLRDAEMRNQRLKILTERAESIAETLEHP; encoded by the coding sequence ATGGCTCAGGTCACAATTCAGCTCAACGGATATAATTACACAGTCAATTGTCAGGATGGTGAGGAAAATCACCTTCGCGCCATGGCAGCGCAGATTGAAAAACGCATTGACCGCGTGCGGGGCCTGGGCACGCAGGGCGGGGAGGTGCGCACGCTTGTTCTGGCGGCACTTCTGATGGCGGATGAGATCTTTGACTTATCCCAGGCCAAGCTTCCCGCAGGTGCAAATGAAGCGATCGCGCAGGCTGAGCATTTGTTGAGGGATGCAGAAATGCGCAATCAACGGTTAAAAATCCTGACGGAACGCGCAGAGTCCATTGCGGAGACTCTTGAACATCCCTAA
- a CDS encoding 5-formyltetrahydrofolate cyclo-ligase: protein MVVPPHARADIAAQKSALRAQMVRQRGTASFSDNESQKLIEHLTAYLETRTESVIAGTWPLPGEIDIRPALTLLRERGRQIVLPETMPRGQALKFREWTEATPMKTGRYGTSYPESAYRDPALILVPLLAFDQRLYRLGYGGGYYDRTLASLKVHAVGFAASWQEVETVPRDEFDIPMNVIVTERGILSAL, encoded by the coding sequence ATGGTGGTTCCACCTCATGCGCGGGCTGACATCGCCGCGCAGAAATCGGCGCTGCGTGCGCAAATGGTGCGTCAACGCGGCACCGCGTCATTCTCTGATAATGAAAGTCAGAAATTAATCGAGCACCTCACCGCCTATCTCGAAACGCGGACGGAGTCGGTTATTGCCGGGACCTGGCCCTTGCCGGGCGAAATCGACATCCGGCCCGCATTGACGCTTTTGCGGGAAAGAGGCCGTCAAATCGTCCTTCCCGAGACAATGCCGCGTGGGCAGGCTTTGAAATTCAGGGAATGGACGGAAGCGACGCCCATGAAGACGGGGCGTTACGGCACTTCCTATCCGGAAAGCGCTTATCGGGATCCTGCGCTCATCCTTGTGCCCCTTCTGGCGTTCGATCAACGCCTCTACCGATTAGGGTATGGCGGCGGTTATTATGATCGAACCCTTGCCTCACTGAAGGTGCATGCTGTCGGTTTCGCCGCGTCATGGCAGGAGGTTGAGACCGTGCCGCGCGATGAGTTCGATATTCCGATGAATGTCATTGTGACGGAACGCGGCATTTTATCAGCTTTATAG
- a CDS encoding TIGR00282 family metallophosphoesterase, protein MRILFLGDIVGRSGRDVVMANVPQLKEKWALDGVIVNGENASHGFGLSTKIARDLFTAGVDVITLGNHAWDRRDLMREISQYPQIVRPLNYPPGTPGQGFHIFETGRGKRILVVNVMGRLFMNPLDDPFRAMDELLAKYRLMANVHAIIVDIHAETTSEKMAFGHHLDGRVSLVVGTHTHVPTADHRILSKGTAYQTDAGMCGDYDSVIGMMKAASLSRFTRGISTERLEPSSGEGSLCGVLVTLDDATGLGTGVFPVRLGGTLESSIPQI, encoded by the coding sequence GTGCGTATTCTTTTCCTCGGCGATATTGTCGGGCGATCGGGCCGGGATGTCGTAATGGCCAACGTTCCGCAACTAAAGGAAAAATGGGCGCTGGACGGCGTCATTGTGAATGGTGAAAACGCATCGCACGGTTTCGGCCTGTCGACGAAAATAGCGCGAGATCTTTTCACGGCGGGTGTGGATGTGATCACGTTGGGCAATCATGCGTGGGACCGCCGTGACCTCATGCGGGAAATCAGCCAATACCCGCAGATTGTGCGGCCGCTCAACTACCCTCCCGGCACGCCGGGGCAGGGCTTCCATATTTTTGAGACCGGACGCGGCAAGCGCATTCTTGTGGTTAATGTCATGGGGCGGCTTTTCATGAACCCACTTGATGACCCATTCCGTGCGATGGATGAGCTGCTGGCGAAATATCGCCTGATGGCCAATGTGCACGCCATCATCGTGGATATCCATGCTGAGACCACAAGTGAGAAGATGGCTTTCGGGCATCACCTTGATGGACGCGTGTCGCTCGTCGTCGGGACGCATACGCATGTGCCGACGGCAGATCACCGCATTTTATCGAAGGGCACGGCTTATCAGACGGATGCCGGTATGTGCGGGGATTATGACAGCGTCATCGGGATGATGAAGGCGGCCTCCCTTTCCCGATTCACGCGCGGCATATCGACGGAACGGTTGGAGCCGAGTTCAGGCGAGGGGAGTTTATGCGGCGTTTTAGTCACTTTGGATGACGCAACCGGGCTGGGTACCGGGGTTTTTCCCGTCCGTCTGGGTGGCACGCTGGAGAGCAGCATTCCACAAATCTGA